Below is a genomic region from Salvelinus sp. IW2-2015 unplaced genomic scaffold, ASM291031v2 Un_scaffold15894, whole genome shotgun sequence.
gtttcctcattgccagatatactacatccataactagcggtttcctcattaccagatatactacatcgataactagtggtttcctcattagcagatatactacatcgataactagtggtttcctcattaccagatatactacatccatatctagtggtttcctcattagcagggagGTGTTTCTGCAATCAAATCTTGCCGCAaaaaacacagaaaggggcctatattggagaccaaaagtcgtctggcacactgcttaggatTTCAACTACTTTAATAACTTATTTCTAGCCTACAATCATCGATGTTACTACTGTGAAAACGAGAAAACAAGACAATTGTCATATAATTTAACAGccgtcaattgttgtacaacttcATGGGTATGCTCTGGGCATCACCTTTCACCTCAAATTAACATTGGATTTCTGCTATTGTGGGCCTTTAACCTTCTGTCTGACGTTgtcattcacacaggagagagacaggactatcgtggatcctctcgGGAgtctcaacaacatcatgatgctgacgaggcagagaagtatctctccagatcagaactcctcaagaaacaccagtggagacccacagggaagaaatctatctgctgctctgactgtgggaaacgTTGCAAATCTTCATCAGTACTTAAAATACACCAGcgagtacacacaggagagaagccttatagctgtgatcaatgtgggaagagttttactcagctaaGCAGCCTGATTGTACACCAGcggggacacacaggagagaaa
It encodes:
- the LOC139027406 gene encoding zinc finger protein 22-like, whose amino-acid sequence is ERQDYRGSSRESQQHHDADEAEKYLSRSELLKKHQWRPTGKKSICCSDCGKRCKSSSVLKIHQRVHTGEKPYSCDQCGKSFTQLSSLIVHQRGHTGEKPYSCDQCGKSFTQLSSLTVHRRTHTGEKPYSCDQ